One genomic segment of Musa acuminata AAA Group cultivar baxijiao chromosome BXJ3-3, Cavendish_Baxijiao_AAA, whole genome shotgun sequence includes these proteins:
- the LOC103980125 gene encoding fasciclin-like arabinogalactan protein 14, which translates to MARQLTLLLFLPFLLFPLADSHNITTILAKFPDFSTFSDLLTRTQLASDINSRKTITVLAVNNGAISSASGQPTDVLKKILSLHVVLDYYDGDKLHKLRNRSAILTTLFQSSGVASGRSGFLNVTDMDNGQVSFGSAVPGSSLDANFVKVLATQPYNISVVEISSVIVPPGLSDGAAPIASPATSKSAAPSLAPSEAAASPASNAKSPSEDSPTSGAPATSPADAMAADGSPAGAPSDVADGPTGESSAADGLAVGGGAAAAMGFAILGFLWMS; encoded by the coding sequence ATGGCTAGACAACtcaccctcctcctcttcctccccttccttcTCTTCCCCTTGGCAGATTCCCACAACATCACCACCATCCTCGCTAAGTTCCCCGACTTCTCCACCTTCAGCGACCTCCTCACTCGAACTCAGCTAGCCTCCGACATCAACAGCCGCAAGACCATCACCGTCCTTGCCGTCAACAACGGCGCCATCTCGTCGGCCTCCGGCCAGCCCACCGACGTCCTCAAGAAGATCCTCTCCCTGCATGTCGTCCTCGACTACTACGACGGCGACAAGCTCCACAAGCTCCGCAACCGCAGCGCCATCCTCACCACCCTCTTCCAGTCCAGCGGCGTCGCCTCCGGCCGGAGCGGCTTCCTCAACGTGACAGACATGGATAACGGGCAGGTATCGTTCGGCTCCGCCGTGCCGGGGTCGTCGCTCGACGCCAACTTCGTGAAGGTCTTGGCGACCCAGCCCTACAACATTTCGGTCGTCGAGATCAGCAGCGTCATCGTTCCACCCGGCCTCAGCGACGGGGCAGCGCCCATAGCGTCTCCTGCGACGTCGAAGTCAGCAGCGCCATCACTGGCCCCATCGGAGGCTGCAGCGTCCCCGGCTTCCAACGCAAAGTCCCCGTCAGAGGACTCACCGACTTCAGGAGCTCCTGCGACATCTCCGGCAGACGCAATGGCCGCCGATGGCTCACCGGCTGGAGCTCCATCCGACGTCGCCGATGGCCCCACAGGTGAATCCTCGGCCGCTGACGGCCTGGCTGTCGGTGGTGGAGCTGCCGCTGCCATGGGTTTTGCCATATTAGGGTTTCTGTGGATGAGTTAG
- the LOC135632899 gene encoding probable homogentisate phytyltransferase 1, chloroplastic — MDSLLLRPFSFFPCRSSRCSRRGCYMPSQYLIRKTSNITVECSVEGLKWGPVNHIFGHTDRKLVHRRTNELSHLNAASRHPSGSKSEASRWKSALTSLNAFYRFSRPHTVIGTITSIISVSLLAVESLTDISPSFLTGLLEAVIAALFMNIYIVGLNQVYDIEIDKVNKPNLPLASGEYSLRTGVAVILTSAAMSFGVAWVVGSLPLFWALFISFILGTAYSVNLPFLRWKRFAVVAAVCILAVRAVVVQLAFFLHMQTFVFRRSVSFSRPLIFATAFMSFFSVVIALFKDIPDIEGDRIYGIRSFSVRLGQKRVFWICVYLLEMAYSVAMVIGATSSCIWSKFVTVLGHAVLASILWKRARSLDLMSKAAITSFYMFIWKLFYAEYLLIPLVR; from the exons ATGGACTCGCTTCTTCTCCGGCCCTTTTCCTTCTTTCCTTGCCGCTCCTCACGTTGTTCTCGACGAG GTTGTTATATGCCAAGCCAGTACTTAATCAGAAAAACATCCAACATCACAGTGGAATGCAGTGTTGAAGGTCTTAAGTGGGGTCCTGTCAACCATATCTTTGGACACACTGACAGAAAGTTGGTGCACAGGAGAACTAATGAATTAAGTCATCTTAATGCTGCATCAAGACACCCTTCAGGATCCAAGTCTGAAGCAAGTAGGTGGAAATCAGCATTGACTTCATTAAATGCCTTCTACAGATTTTCACGGCCCCACACAGTCATAGGAACA ATAACGAGCATAATCTCAGTTTCTTTACTGGCTGTTGAGAGTTTAACTGATATTTCTCCTTCATTTCTAACTGGATTGTTGGAG GCAGTTATTGCTGCACTTTTCATGAATATTTACATTGTTGGACTAAATCAAGTATATGATATAGAAATAGACAAG GTTAATAAGCCGAATCTCCCTCTAGCATCTGGGGAATATTCACTGAGAACTGGAGTTGCAGTTATATTAACTTCTGCTGCCATG AGCTTTGGTGTTGCATGGGTTGTTGGCTCTCTGCCGTTATTTTGGGCTCTTTTCATCAGCTTTATCCTTGGAACTGCATATTCAGTCAAT CTGCCATTTTTAAGATGGAAGAGATTTGCAGTTGTTGCAGCAGTCTGCATTTTGGCAGTGCGTGCTGTGGTTGTTCAACTTGCCTTTTTCTTGCACATGCAG ACATTTGTCTTCCGAAGATCAGTCAGCTTTTCGAGGCCTTTGATATTTGCAACTGCATTCATGAGCTTCTTCTCTGTTGTTATTGCATTGTTCAAG GATATACCTGATATTGAAGGAGATCGTATCTATGGCATTCGATCTTTCAGTGTTCGGCTGGGTCAGAAACGG GTGTTTTGGATTTGTGTGTACCTCCTTGAGATGGCTTATAGTGTCGCTATGGTGATTGGAGCCACTTCATCCTGCATATGGAGCAAGTTTGTAACT GTTTTGGGCCATGCAGTCCTTGCTTCAATCCTCTGGAAACGTGCTAGATCCCTTGACCTTATGAGTAAAGCTGCAATAACATCTTTTTACATGTTTATTTGGAAG CTCTTTTATGCAGAGTACTTGCTCATTCCACTTGTGAGATGA
- the LOC103980018 gene encoding plasma membrane ATPase, whose translation MAGNKAITLEEIKNETVDLERIPIEEVFEELKCTKQGLSSEEGASRLQIFGPNKLEEKKESKILKFLGFMWNPLSWVMEMAAVMAIALANGDNKDPDWQDFVGIIVLLVINSTISFIEENNAGNAAAALMAGLAPKTKVLRDGRWSEQDAAILVPGDIISIKLGDIVPADARLLEGDPLKIDQSALTGESLPVTKNPGDEVFSGSTCKQGEIEAVVIATGVHTFFGKAAHLVDSTNQVGHFQKVLTAIGNFCICSIAIGMIVEIIVMYPIQHRRYRNGIDNLLVLLIGGIPIAMPTVLSVTMAIGSHRLSEQGAITKRMTAIEEMAGMDVLCSDKTGTLTLNKLSVDNNLIEVFTKGMFKEHVILLAARASRTENQDAIDAAMVGMLADPKEARTGIREVHFLPFNPVDKRTALTYIDADDNWHRVSKGAPEQILNLCNCKEDVRNKVHTVIDKFAERGLRSLAVARQEVPEKCKESAGTPWQFVGLLPLFDPPRHDSAETIRRALNLGVNVKMITGDQLSIAKETGRRLGMGTNMYPSSSLLGQNKDASIAALPVDELIEKADGFAGVFPEHKYEIVRKLQERKHICGMTGDGVNDAPALKKADIGIAVADATDAARSASDIVLTEPGLSVIISAVLTSRAIFQRMKNYTIYAVSITIRIVLGFMLIALIWRFDFSPFMVLIIAILNDGTIMTISKDRVKPSPLPDSWKLKEIFATGIVFGSYLALMTVIFFWAMKDTHFFSDIFKVRSLKDSEDEMMAALYLQVSIVSQALIFVTRSRSWCFVERPGLLLVSAFIIAQLVATVIAVYADWGFARIKGIGWRWAGVIWIYSIVFFFPLDWFKFAIRYILSGKAWDNLLQNKTAFTTKKDYGKEEREAQWAMAQRTLHGLQPPETTNLFSDKSSYRELSEIAEQAKRRAEIARLRELHTLKGHVESVVKLKGLDIDTIQQHYTV comes from the exons ATGGCCGGCAACAAGGCGATCACCTTGGAGGAGATCAAGAACGAAACCGTCGATCTT GAACGGATACCGATCGAGGAGGTGTTCGAGGAGCTGAAATGTACCAAACAAGGCCTATCGTCGGAGGAAGGAGCCAGCCGGCTCCAAATCTTCGGCCCCAACAAGCTCGAAGAGAAAAAG GAGAGCAAGATTCTCAAGTTCTTGGGCTTCATGTGGAATCCTCTTTCGTGGGTCATGGAGATGGCCGCTGTCATGGCCATCGCGTTGGCCAACGGCGACAATAAGGATCCGGACTGGCAAGACTTCGTCGGCATCATCGTTCTCCTCGTCATCAACTCCACCATAAGCTTCATCGAAGAAAACAATGCTGGTAACGCCGCCGCTGCGCTGATGGCCGGTCTCGCTCCCAAGACCAAG GTTCTTAGAGATGGCCGCTGGAGCGAGCAGGACGCAGCAATTCTTGTGCCAGGTGATATTATCAGCATCAAACTCGGAGATATCGTCCCTGCTGATGCGCGGCTGCTCGAAGGTGATCCGCTGAAGATTGATCAGTCTGCCTTGACTGGTGAATCCCTCCCAGTCACCAAGAATCCCGGAGACGAAGTGTTCTCTGGCTCGACCTGCAAGCAGGGTGAGATCGAGGCTGTCGTCATCGCGACCGGCGTCCACACCTTCTTCGGGAAGGCAGCCCATCTGGTGGACAGCACGAACCAAGTCGGGCACTTCCAGAAGGTCCTGACAGCCATCGGTAACTTCTGCATCTGCTCCATTGCGATCGGCATGATCGTGGAGATCATAGTCATGTACCCAATTCAGCACAGGAGATACAGGAATGGGATCGACAACCTGTTGGTCCTATTGATCGGAGGCATCCCGATTGCCATGCCTACCGTTCTGTCGGTGACCATGGCTATCGGGTCGCACAGGTTATCCGAACAAGGCGCTATCACGAAGAGAATGACTGCCATAGAGGAGATGGCTGGCATGGACGTTTTGTGCAGTGACAAAACTGGCACGCTGACCCTCAACAAGTTGAGCGTCGACAATAATCTGATCGAGGTGTTCACAAAGGGTATGTTTAAGGAGCATGTAATCCTATTAGCTGCTAGAGCATCAAGAACAGAGAATCAAGACGCTATCGATGCTGCCATGGTGGGGATGCTTGCGGACCCAAAGGAG GCAAGAACTGGTATCAGGGAAGTACATTTTCTCCCCTTCAACCCTGTCGACAAAAGAACTGCTCTTACCTACATTGATGCTGATGACAATTGGCATCGTGTAAGTAAAGGTGCACCAGAGCAG ATTTTGAACCTTTGCAACTGCAAAGAAGATGTCAGGAATAAGGTTCATACAGTAATCGATAAGTTTGCTGAACGCGGACTTCGATCTCTAGCCGTTGCAAGACAG GAAGTTCCAGAGAAGTGCAAAGAGAGTGCAGGAACACCATGGCAATTTGTGGGTTTGTTACCCCTGTTTGATCCCCCGAGGCATGATAGTGCAGAAACCATTCGAAGAGCTCTCAACCTTGGTGTCAATGTGAAAATGATCACAG GCGATCAGCTTTCTATTGCCAAGGAGACAGGCCGGAGACTTGGAATGGGAACAAATATGTATCCTTCCTCTTCATTGCTAGGTCAAAACAAGGATGCATCAATTGCTGCACTTCCTGTTGATGAACTGATAGAGAAGGCTGATGGATTTGCAGGAGTATTCCCAG AACACAAATATGAGATTGTGAGGAAGTTACAGGAGAGGAAGCACATATGTGGAATGACCGGAGATGGAGTCAATGATGCCCCTGCTTTAAAGAAGGCTGATATTGGTATTGCGGTTGCTGATGCAACAGATGCAGCAAGAAGTGCTTCTGATATTGTTCTTACTGAACCTGGTCTTAGCGTCATCATCAGTGCTGTCCTTACTAGCAGAGCTATTTTCCAGAGGATGAAGAACTACACT ATCTATGCTGTCTCTATCACTATCCGTATTGTT CTCGGATTTATGCTTATTGCACTTATATGGAGGTTTGACTTCTCACCCTTCATGGTTTTGATCATTGCCATCCTAAATGATG GTACAATTATGACAATTTCAAAGGACCGGGTGAAGCCATCTCCATTGCCTGATAGTTGGAAGTTGAAAGAAATATTTGCTACAGGCATTGTGTTTGGGAGTTATTTGGCATTGATGACTGTTATTTTCTTCTGGGCCATGAAAGATACTCACTTCTTCTCG GATATATTTAAAGTTAGGTCACTTAAAGACAGTGAGGATGAAATGATGGCTGCTTTGTATCTGCAAGTTAGTATTGTTAGTCAGGCTCTTATATTTGTTACACGATCACGCAGCTGGTGCTTTGTTGAGCGCCCTGGACTTCTTCTAGTCAGTGCCTTTATCATTGCTCAGCTT GTTGCAACAGTCATAGCTGTCTATGCTGACTGGGGCTTTGCACGGATAAAAGGTATTGGATGGAGATGGGCTGGTGTTATCTGGATTTACAGCATTGTTTTCTTCTTCCCTCTGGATTGGTTCAAATTTGCTATCCGCTACATTCTAAGTGGAAAGGCTTGGGATAACCTTCTCCAGAATAAG ACTGCTTTCACTACCAAGAAAGATTATGGTAAGGAAGAAAGGGAAGCTCAGTGGGCTATGGCACAACGAACTCTTCATGGACTTCAACCCCCTGAAACCACCAATCTTTTCTCCGACAAGAGTAGCTACAGGGAACTATCAGAAATTGCTGAACAAGCCAAAAGGCGCGCTGAAATCGCAAG GCTCCGCGAACTGCACACTCTGAAGGGACACGTCGAGTCAGTGGTCAAGCTTAAAGGGCTCGACATCGACACCATCCAGCAGCATTACACCGTATGA